The following coding sequences are from one bacterium window:
- the rpsP gene encoding 30S ribosomal protein S16 has product MVKIRLFRTGKTNSPYYRIVVMDARSPRNGKYIDNLGTYDPRGGKLELDSIKAQEWIKKGAQPTVIVSKLLKRKEAN; this is encoded by the coding sequence ATGGTTAAAATTAGATTATTTAGAACGGGAAAAACTAATAGCCCGTATTATAGAATCGTTGTTATGGACGCAAGAAGTCCAAGAAATGGTAAATATATAGATAATCTCGGTACGTATGACCCGCGCGGGGGGAAATTAGAACTGGACTCGATTAAAGCTCAGGAGTGGATTAAAAAAGGAGCCCAGCCTACTGTGATAGTATCTAAATTGCTTAAGCGCAAGGAGGCGAATTAA
- a CDS encoding KH domain-containing protein, with translation MKNLIEAMAKSLVDAPDEVKVTEIEGERTVVYELRVEKTDLGKVIGKEGKTARAMRTILTAASMKSGRRAVLEILE, from the coding sequence ATGAAAAATCTAATAGAAGCAATGGCTAAAAGCCTTGTGGATGCACCAGATGAAGTAAAAGTTACGGAAATTGAAGGTGAACGCACAGTCGTTTATGAACTGAGGGTTGAAAAAACTGACCTCGGTAAGGTTATCGGCAAAGAAGGTAAAACCGCGAGAGCTATGAGGACAATATTGACTGCCGCATCTATGAAAAGTGGAAGACGCGCAGTATTGGAGATTCTTGAGTAA
- the trmD gene encoding tRNA (guanosine(37)-N1)-methyltransferase TrmD — translation MFESPFDWGTIRIAKSKKIVSINVWDLRNFTNDIHRKVDDYPYGGSSGMVLKAEPILKAVRSVMTPDARVVLLTPAGKLYNQSLAQELSEESHLIFICGRYQGVDERVKDIINMEYPDKTLMELSVGNYVLSGGELACMSIVESITRLIPGVLKNPESMFADSLGELDPPLYTKPAEVEGVKVPEILTSGHHTKINQWNSTNRKQWTH, via the coding sequence ATGTTCGAAAGTCCCTTTGATTGGGGAACAATTAGAATTGCTAAGTCTAAAAAAATTGTCTCCATTAATGTCTGGGACTTGAGAAATTTCACTAATGATATTCATCGTAAAGTTGATGATTATCCTTATGGAGGTAGTTCTGGAATGGTTTTAAAAGCAGAACCCATTCTTAAAGCTGTTCGCTCAGTTATGACTCCCGATGCCAGAGTTGTTCTACTTACCCCCGCAGGTAAATTGTACAATCAATCATTGGCACAGGAACTTTCGGAAGAATCTCATTTGATATTTATTTGTGGCAGATACCAGGGCGTTGATGAAAGAGTCAAAGATATAATTAATATGGAATACCCCGATAAAACTTTGATGGAGCTCTCTGTAGGAAATTATGTCCTCTCTGGTGGCGAACTCGCCTGTATGTCTATCGTTGAATCTATAACCAGACTTATCCCGGGCGTTCTTAAAAACCCCGAGTCTATGTTCGCTGACTCTCTCGGTGAACTCGACCCACCTTTATACACAAAACCCGCTGAAGTTGAAGGCGTTAAAGTCCCGGAAATATTAACCTCAGGTCATCATACAAAAATTAATCAGTGGAACTCCACTAATAG